From Aristaeella lactis, the proteins below share one genomic window:
- a CDS encoding DUF262 domain-containing protein translates to MIKHLDQMKVSQIFSINGNSVYSIPKYQREYTWGYSEWSTLFNDVMENEEGYFLGSFICVNTSSLGTNNLEIIDGQQRFTTLMLLFTALYTKLKQYEDKMDEDEKHDLINLRYELTNRDKKEFRQRLILQKQNSNDEDFSYVLSSNGIISETKTEPYWFGNRRIARAFRYFAKLINDKIEEDKNTRPIDDLFSIKDKFEKAVLVGIEVDSAKSAYMLFESLNNRGVPLSAIDLMKNTLIRFAGDEADSCYNQWKSILTNIGPDDYSVQERFFRQYYNAFRSELNNPFKTPEDKREYPLANLATRTTLLDIYEALIKRDHQKILMDLHEKSYYYAILVNNSDKEFVYTPALRNLARIGGAPSYILLLYLLSNQKALDLQDEQINRIVKTLITFFVRRNVTDVPPTRKLILLFIDIVGKIHDYTGNGIADSILEQLKAVSAPDTQFEEKLRGPIYEELTDATRFILCSIEEKYSTKEIHTDLWIRNNKQYVWTIEHIFPEGENIPDPWVTMIAGEGKRDLANEYRQKYVHTLGNLTITGYNSNLSNMSFEEKRDRKKDGKDIGYRNGLYLNQDVVSEDNWTIDRITARTDKLVKMLLEMYSW, encoded by the coding sequence ATGATTAAACATTTGGATCAAATGAAAGTATCCCAAATTTTTTCTATCAATGGTAATAGTGTATATAGCATTCCAAAGTATCAGCGTGAATATACCTGGGGCTATAGCGAGTGGAGTACACTCTTTAATGATGTAATGGAGAACGAAGAAGGTTATTTCCTAGGATCGTTTATCTGTGTGAATACTAGTTCACTTGGTACCAACAATTTGGAGATTATTGACGGGCAACAGCGATTTACAACGTTAATGCTTCTTTTTACTGCGCTGTATACAAAACTTAAGCAGTATGAGGATAAGATGGATGAGGACGAGAAGCATGATTTGATTAATCTGCGGTATGAACTTACAAATCGTGATAAAAAAGAATTCAGGCAAAGGTTGATTCTTCAGAAACAGAACAGTAATGATGAAGATTTCTCTTATGTTCTATCATCAAATGGAATAATTTCCGAAACCAAGACTGAACCATATTGGTTTGGAAATCGGAGAATAGCAAGGGCTTTCCGCTATTTTGCTAAACTTATTAATGACAAAATCGAAGAAGACAAGAATACCAGACCGATTGATGATTTGTTTTCCATAAAGGATAAGTTTGAGAAAGCTGTTCTGGTTGGGATTGAGGTTGATTCAGCAAAGAGTGCTTATATGCTATTTGAATCGCTGAATAATCGTGGTGTACCTCTTTCAGCAATTGATCTAATGAAAAACACATTAATTCGTTTTGCTGGTGATGAGGCGGATAGTTGCTATAATCAATGGAAAAGCATTTTAACAAATATTGGACCGGATGATTATTCGGTTCAGGAACGTTTCTTCCGCCAGTATTACAATGCATTTAGAAGCGAATTAAATAATCCTTTTAAGACGCCAGAAGATAAGAGGGAATATCCTCTTGCAAACCTTGCTACAAGGACAACTTTATTGGATATATATGAGGCTTTAATCAAAAGGGATCACCAAAAAATCCTTATGGATCTTCATGAAAAATCATATTACTATGCGATTCTGGTAAATAATAGTGATAAAGAATTTGTGTATACGCCGGCATTGAGAAATCTTGCTCGTATAGGAGGTGCCCCTTCATATATTTTACTTCTGTATTTGCTGTCTAATCAGAAGGCCCTTGATCTTCAGGATGAGCAGATCAACAGAATTGTGAAAACATTGATTACTTTCTTTGTCAGACGAAATGTAACGGATGTTCCTCCGACCAGGAAATTGATATTGCTGTTTATTGACATTGTGGGGAAAATCCATGATTATACAGGAAATGGAATTGCAGATAGCATTTTGGAACAGCTTAAAGCAGTTTCGGCACCAGACACACAATTTGAAGAAAAACTCCGCGGACCGATTTATGAAGAATTGACGGATGCTACCCGCTTTATTCTGTGCAGTATTGAGGAAAAGTATAGCACGAAAGAGATTCATACTGATCTTTGGATCCGGAATAATAAACAGTATGTCTGGACGATTGAACATATCTTCCCGGAAGGAGAGAATATCCCGGATCCTTGGGTAACTATGATTGCAGGAGAAGGAAAACGGGATCTTGCAAATGAATACCGTCAGAAATATGTTCACACACTCGGAAATCTGACGATTACAGGATACAATTCAAATCTGTCAAATATGTCTTTTGAGGAAAAACGTGACAGGAAAAAAGATGGAAAAGATATAGGATATCGTAATGGGCTGTATCTGAATCAGGATGTTGTTTCAGAAGATAATTGGACAATAGATCGGATAACTGCCAGAACAGATAAACTGGTTAAGATGCTGCTTGAGATGTACAGTTGGTAA
- a CDS encoding macro domain-containing protein produces MGTIQILKTGITSLQTDALVNAANEGLWQGGGVCGIIFNAAGASQLQAACNAIGGCKTGSAVITPGFNLKSKYIIHAVGPRWTDGKHNEPKLLYSAYKQSLILAVKNDCKSIGFPLISAGIFGYPVDKAWRKALQACLDYQENNPDVDIDIQFAVIDDDILAEGKKTLAQLQKDRETQSL; encoded by the coding sequence ATGGGTACAATTCAGATTCTAAAAACTGGGATTACCAGCCTTCAAACAGATGCATTAGTGAATGCTGCCAATGAAGGACTTTGGCAAGGCGGTGGAGTATGTGGAATCATATTCAACGCTGCTGGAGCCAGTCAACTGCAAGCAGCCTGTAATGCCATAGGTGGCTGCAAAACAGGATCAGCAGTTATAACTCCCGGATTCAATCTGAAGTCTAAATATATCATTCATGCAGTTGGACCTCGATGGACAGATGGTAAACATAATGAACCAAAACTACTTTATAGTGCGTATAAGCAATCTTTGATCCTGGCAGTGAAAAATGACTGTAAATCCATTGGCTTTCCGTTAATCTCTGCTGGTATATTTGGTTATCCTGTTGATAAAGCATGGAGAAAAGCACTTCAGGCCTGCTTGGATTATCAGGAGAATAATCCAGATGTGGATATTGATATTCAATTTGCTGTGATTGATGATGATATCCTGGCGGAAGGCAAGAAAACCTTGGCGCAGCTACAAAAGGATAGAGAAACTCAGAGCTTATGA
- a CDS encoding zinc ribbon domain-containing protein, with amino-acid sequence MNKANSTHLIRHSHFFDPDEYECSRCGAVFKDKLNKCPNCGAGFLGEKDDGGWVDEAEEMDWLMGDDD; translated from the coding sequence ATGAATAAAGCAAACAGCACCCATCTGATCAGACACTCTCATTTCTTTGATCCGGACGAATATGAATGCTCCAGGTGCGGAGCAGTATTTAAGGACAAACTCAATAAGTGCCCAAACTGCGGTGCCGGCTTCCTGGGAGAAAAAGATGACGGTGGTTGGGTTGACGAGGCAGAGGAAATGGACTGGCTGATGGGGGATGACGATTGA
- a CDS encoding DUF4214 domain-containing protein: MKKWIGLALVIVLMCLLPYALADNIVESGQCGDDAYYMLDKNGLLTITGTGRIYIDYFRERKDIKHVVVGEGIMHVDGFSGCSELTQVDLSKSVKEIGSFSFSSCNKLTSIDLSSVCIIWDWAFLNCHNLTTATLSNNLKEIHTAAFQSCHLTSVTLSDSIEYLMLPFSGNSNLIYYIQTCNSYAHKWVLLEGNYDTTIIIQHHQNVVIDPAVEPTETETGLTEGKHCTACGEKIVPQTVIPAQDKKTAFVTRCYELILNRKPDNDGLFYWVSGLLTGSKNASDVINGFISSNEFKNRSLSKDASVELLYKTMLNRSSDVEGKAYWLGKLNAGEPLSTVVNGFCSSNEFKKLCKEYGINPGSGLAVNTDEPNIILEDLVTPEQYEKIKQYVVRCYEHILNKYPDSEELSTWINLLAAKKKGAVDIVYRFFLSDEYKKRNLNNEEFVNALSRSMFGYYAMDKIPSWVREMEAGSTIKEIINEISEYYVFVEMCWEYGMDTGYIIADPRVVPDSITAEQKEKIQGFVTRCYKIILGREPDQKGLEEWVGLLTSGKKAAAEVVYGFLTSTEFKNKKIKDEDIIEILYKAMLGRGSDAKGKAEWLSKLESGYPVGAIINGFCTSTEFRRICEEYGIAPGSVKTEDFKKESQEPTPAPVDPTLLTSARRTINKEKAEEFVQRCYKYILGREADQGGLNDWVKQLTGGQKSLEQVAKGFFASAEFANRNLGNEELVKILYRVLLNREADETGLAEWTQKMNEGTSLDSVIKDMTKSTEYRTIFKKMLE, from the coding sequence ATGAAGAAGTGGATAGGATTAGCGTTGGTTATTGTGCTCATGTGTCTTTTGCCGTATGCATTGGCGGATAATATAGTTGAATCCGGCCAATGCGGGGATGATGCATATTACATGCTTGATAAAAACGGCTTATTGACTATTACAGGAACCGGAAGGATATATATTGATTATTTTCGGGAAAGAAAAGATATAAAGCATGTTGTGGTTGGTGAAGGCATCATGCATGTTGATGGTTTTAGTGGATGCTCTGAATTGACCCAAGTGGATTTGTCAAAAAGCGTAAAAGAAATAGGTTCATTTAGCTTTAGTTCATGTAATAAGCTAACAAGTATTGATCTATCAAGCGTTTGTATAATATGGGATTGGGCGTTTCTTAACTGTCACAATTTAACAACTGCAACATTATCAAACAACCTAAAAGAAATCCATACCGCTGCGTTCCAATCTTGCCATTTAACAAGCGTAACATTATCGGATAGTATAGAATATTTAATGCTTCCATTCTCAGGAAATTCGAATTTAATATATTATATCCAAACATGTAATTCATATGCACATAAATGGGTTTTATTAGAGGGAAATTATGATACTACCATTATTATCCAGCATCACCAGAACGTTGTTATTGATCCGGCAGTTGAGCCCACTGAAACTGAGACAGGGCTAACCGAAGGAAAACACTGTACAGCTTGCGGAGAGAAAATAGTTCCACAGACAGTAATCCCAGCGCAAGATAAAAAGACTGCTTTTGTGACCAGGTGCTATGAACTGATTTTAAACCGAAAGCCTGATAATGATGGTTTGTTCTATTGGGTGAGTGGTTTGTTGACCGGCTCAAAGAATGCCTCAGATGTTATTAATGGTTTTATATCCAGCAATGAATTCAAGAATCGCAGCTTATCCAAAGACGCTTCTGTTGAGCTTCTGTATAAAACTATGCTGAACCGCTCTTCCGATGTGGAAGGAAAAGCATATTGGTTAGGCAAACTGAATGCTGGTGAGCCTTTATCAACAGTTGTTAATGGCTTCTGCTCTTCCAATGAGTTTAAAAAACTCTGTAAAGAATATGGTATTAATCCCGGATCGGGATTAGCTGTGAATACAGATGAACCCAATATAATACTGGAAGATTTGGTAACGCCTGAACAGTATGAAAAGATCAAGCAGTATGTTGTTCGGTGCTATGAGCATATCCTGAATAAATACCCTGATTCTGAAGAACTCTCCACATGGATAAACCTGCTTGCAGCTAAGAAGAAAGGGGCAGTAGATATAGTATATCGCTTCTTCTTAAGTGATGAATACAAAAAACGCAATCTAAACAATGAGGAATTCGTGAATGCTTTGAGCAGGTCCATGTTTGGATATTATGCCATGGATAAAATACCATCCTGGGTTAGGGAGATGGAAGCTGGAAGCACGATCAAAGAGATTATTAATGAAATTAGTGAATACTATGTTTTTGTTGAAATGTGCTGGGAATACGGAATGGATACGGGATATATCATTGCAGATCCCAGAGTGGTTCCTGACTCTATTACAGCAGAACAAAAAGAAAAAATCCAGGGCTTTGTTACTCGGTGTTATAAGATTATCCTTGGCAGAGAACCGGACCAGAAAGGCCTTGAAGAATGGGTTGGACTTCTGACATCCGGAAAGAAGGCGGCAGCGGAAGTTGTTTATGGTTTCCTGACAAGCACCGAATTTAAAAACAAAAAAATAAAGGATGAAGATATTATAGAAATCCTGTATAAAGCTATGTTGGGCCGCGGATCCGACGCGAAAGGAAAAGCAGAGTGGTTATCCAAGCTCGAATCAGGTTATCCTGTTGGTGCTATTATCAATGGTTTCTGTACATCAACTGAATTCAGGAGAATCTGTGAGGAATACGGAATCGCACCGGGATCAGTCAAAACCGAGGATTTCAAAAAGGAATCCCAGGAACCGACACCGGCGCCGGTTGATCCGACACTTCTCACATCTGCCAGACGGACAATTAACAAAGAAAAAGCCGAAGAATTTGTCCAGCGCTGCTACAAATATATCCTTGGCAGGGAAGCAGATCAGGGAGGACTCAATGACTGGGTAAAGCAATTGACAGGCGGACAGAAGTCTCTTGAACAGGTTGCTAAAGGTTTCTTCGCTTCTGCAGAATTTGCGAACAGAAACCTGGGCAATGAAGAGCTGGTAAAGATTCTTTATCGTGTACTCCTAAACCGTGAAGCAGACGAGACTGGCCTTGCAGAATGGACTCAGAAAATGAATGAGGGAACATCGCTTGATAGTGTGATAAAAGACATGACAAAATCAACGGAGTACAGAACAATCTTCAAAAAGATGCTGGAGTAA
- a CDS encoding M48 family metallopeptidase: protein MSFDPERYTHPSDRAALKALQAIPGFSLLIKGFMNVWNERQGKILNMSTRIKLGENQMRKYYDMLPPICEKLGIPVPDLYLEMNVNPNAYTYGDTAPFIVLTSGLLDTIPDELVPTVLAHECGHIACKHSLYLTMGRTVLSGASNVLGSVLKLGGLLTVPLQVAFYYWMRCSEFSADRAAVLCDGTARKSQEVCMRLAGWKKENLAEGSIDAFLQQAADYREMITGSAWNRTLEFMVLSQASHPLLAVRAAECGEWERSEQYSRIISNLPDDNTSIPETQQTQPEEDPARTVEQKITEAFDGLFGFLKKDQQEGTNDTTQDTETQSPEETQKAEEIANELRWYRKMVEEGLITKEQYERKERELLGK, encoded by the coding sequence ATGTCATTTGATCCTGAAAGATATACCCATCCGTCGGACAGGGCAGCCCTGAAGGCCCTGCAGGCCATCCCGGGCTTTTCCCTGCTCATCAAAGGCTTCATGAACGTCTGGAACGAGCGCCAGGGAAAGATCCTGAACATGTCCACCCGCATCAAGCTGGGCGAGAACCAGATGCGGAAGTATTACGACATGCTTCCCCCCATCTGCGAAAAGCTGGGCATCCCGGTGCCGGACCTGTACCTGGAAATGAATGTGAACCCCAACGCCTACACCTACGGCGATACGGCCCCCTTCATCGTCCTGACCTCGGGCCTGCTGGACACCATCCCGGATGAACTGGTCCCCACGGTCCTGGCCCATGAGTGCGGCCACATCGCCTGCAAGCATTCCCTTTACCTGACCATGGGCCGGACCGTCCTCAGCGGCGCCTCCAATGTCCTGGGCAGTGTCCTGAAGCTGGGCGGCCTCCTGACCGTGCCCCTGCAGGTTGCCTTCTATTACTGGATGCGCTGCAGCGAGTTCTCCGCTGACCGCGCCGCCGTCCTGTGCGACGGAACGGCAAGGAAGTCCCAGGAGGTCTGCATGCGCCTGGCCGGCTGGAAAAAGGAAAACCTGGCGGAGGGCAGCATCGACGCCTTCCTGCAGCAGGCAGCGGATTACCGGGAGATGATCACCGGCAGCGCCTGGAACAGGACCCTGGAATTCATGGTCCTCAGCCAGGCCAGCCATCCTCTCCTGGCTGTCCGGGCTGCGGAGTGCGGCGAGTGGGAGAGAAGCGAACAGTACTCCCGCATCATAAGCAACCTTCCGGATGATAACACCAGCATCCCCGAAACCCAGCAGACCCAGCCGGAGGAAGACCCCGCCCGGACCGTGGAACAGAAGATCACGGAGGCCTTTGACGGCCTGTTCGGCTTCCTGAAAAAGGACCAGCAGGAAGGCACAAACGACACCACCCAAGACACCGAAACACAATCCCCCGAAGAAACCCAAAAAGCAGAAGAGATTGCCAACGAACTCCGCTGGTACAGAAAGATGGTGGAGGAAGGCCTCATCACCAAAGAGCAGTACGAACGCAAGGAACGGGAACTGCTGGGGAAATAA